The Corynebacterium coyleae genome segment ACGCCGAGCACGAGCAGGCAGCGCGGCAGTGTTGTAGTGCTCAAGGAATTCCTCGTAGGTGGAATTGACCTGCCGGTTGCGGTCAGCAGCACTAATTGCGTGGGATGCTGTCGAAGCATTGTCCGGCACGATGACTTCAGCAACCCCGCCGAAGTATTCAAATGCTTGGATATGCGCCCACAGCCACGCTTGTTGCCGCTGGTTCGGGCAAGCACAGGCAAACAACATGCCGGAATACGGCAGTGACGCCACGAAAATGCTGACTTTTGCACCCCGAGCATCAGTTGGGTCGAACAGGCGCATTGCGGTGCCAGCCCAGTCGACTTGCATGGTGTGTCCCGGGGCATGGGTAATGCGTGCGGTAAGTCCTGTGGCATCGACGTGTTCAGCAACAAGCTGGCGGAAACGCTCGTAGCTGTAGTAACGCTGGGACGGGTGGGCTGGTTGGGTGGTGTAGCGGCCCCACAAGACTTGGAGAGTGACTTTGTTGCGGCCGGTACGTGCTTTGGCCACTGCGTCAAAGTCGATGGGTACGAAGTCGCCTTGGGCACCACTTCGGCCATCGACAAACCATGTGGCCATTTCTTCGTCGGTGATACCGGCGAGTTGTTCACCGGTTGTGATCTGGTGTGCCGCCATTGTGTGGCGGGCTTTTTGAACTGTGGTGTGTGAGCATCGCACAGTCGAGCAGATTTGGCGGACGGACCAGCCTTGTAAGACAAGGTCCATCACAGCCCGGTAATCAGTCACGATCGGACTCCTCTGATGATGCCGCGTGTCCTTTTGCCACGCGGTCAGAAGAATCTTCTCCCAAAGCGTTACCCGATACTCACCATTGCGTTACCCGATACTCACCACGGTGTTACTGGATACCCCCGCGCAACAGTTGCTTACGAACCGCTTTGTGTCAAGTGGTTGTGAACGGATTTGGGTGTTAGATCGTGATGGGTTGTGGGGTTGGGGCGGTTTGGGTGGTGGTGCGTATGATGCTGACTTCTGCTGGAAGGCCTGTGCCAGCTTTGGTGTCCGGTAGTTGTGTGATGGTGACTTCGCTTAGTGCGTTTCGCATCCCTTCTTCTCGTTTGCGTTGCAGTTTGGTCCAGGTGCCGTCGAGTACTGCTTGTGGTGGGTAGTAGTTGATTCCGCTGTGCGGGGTGGCGTTGTAGACCGGCACCCAAGGGCTGACCCAGGCGTTGGCTTCGCCCAGCGTGGTGAAGGTTTTCGGATA includes the following:
- a CDS encoding transposase → MFAYVAAARTFWCRKRPNTLKTRTYYPKTFTTLGEANAWVSPWVPVYNATPHSGINYYPPQAVLDGTWTKLQRKREEGMRNALSEVTITQLPDTKAGTGLPAEVSIIRTTTQTAPTPQPITI